From Nymphaea colorata isolate Beijing-Zhang1983 chromosome 6, ASM883128v2, whole genome shotgun sequence, a single genomic window includes:
- the LOC116256336 gene encoding putative leucine-rich repeat receptor-like protein kinase At2g19210 isoform X3 has translation MSTWDCVYLLLCATLYLRVGGAQEGFISLDCGASDGTSYKSDIGLSYTSDDSYISSGVAKQISSDYLTSSIAQIYHRVRSFPQYTRNCYTLGPLTLGWRYIVRASFMYGNYDGLSSVPNFDLYMGLDLWNMIQLDNATHVLRTEIIKIATSTSLSVCLLKTNNSMPSISGLELRPYNGIYSPENGSSLVTFKRIDFGSTKESRFPADPYDRIWTPDYNAYGTPISTDLQVKEVYDKRFGLPTAIMQTAVTSSTPITISWTTSADIYIFMHFAELIQYKGNQTRNLTIAENGQSWTDPFSLDYLVPLTVYSTSPDTLGDYSFSIGVAKTSTLGPIVNAIEIYEARDVTGFSTNQQDVDAITGVRDNYGLKKNWISDPCLPQRYPWDGLDCSYGNPSSPRIISFGLNGSITNYFYQLASIHSLNLSGNNLEGSIPDFLGKMTSLTTLDLSGNDFSCPIPSTLRQRMDDGSLSVRFDNNTQLSLDGTCKKKQHNVLLLVLSVCAPTIFLFVLGIVLIMILRRKKNMRQNQGSTLRGNNANTHTLSALESSCIFTYGDIVTITNNFERRIGKGGSADVFYGKLIDGREVAVKSLTRTSVQRSKEFAAEIKLLTKVHHKYLVSFYGFCEEGENMVLVYEYMSGGDLMELLSEDSRSSVVVSWKQRLEIGLSSATGLEYLHSGCRPPIIHRDVKTSNILLNKNLEAKIADFGLSKICATDDITHMTTAVAGTAGYMDPEYYNTNKLTEKSDVYSFGVVLLELITGHRAIVTLKSQRVHILQWVTPKIMSGDVASIADPRLQGRYNVNSMWKVVEIALSCGEEKAIRRPTMTEVVNGLKVAIEIEDRGSVREGVSGSLSFEGHSQSGIDSSVYPSAR, from the exons ATGAGTACATGGGACTGCGTCTATCTGCTACTTTGTGCAACCCTCTATCTTCGAGTAGGAGGAGCACAAGAAG GTTTCATAAGTCTGGACTGTGGCGCCTCAGATGGCACAAGCTACAAAAGCGATATTGGTCTGTCTTACACCTCAGACGATTCATACATTTCCAGTGGAGTTGCCAAGCAGATCTCTTCAGACTACCTGACTAGCAGTATTGCTCAGATCTACCATAGAGTAAGAAGCTTCCCTCAGTACACAAGGAACTGCTACACTTTGGGCCCCTTAACTTTGGGCTGGAGATACATAGTCCGAGCTTCCTTCATGTATGGGAACTACGACGGGTTGAGCTCCGTTCCAAATTTCGACCTCTACATGGGGCTGGATCTCTGGAACATGATTCAGTTGGATAATGCAACCCATGTTTTACGAACTGAGATCATCAAGATTGCAACCTCCACTTCCCTATCAGTATGTTTGCTGAAGACAAACAACAGCATGCCGTCTATATCAGGTTTGGAACTTCGCCCATACAATGGCATATACTCACCTGAAAATGGGTCATCACTTGTGACCTTTAAGAGAATCGACTTTGGATCGACCAAAGAATCAAG GTTTCCTGCTGATCCGTATGATCGCATATGGACGCCAGACTACAATGCATATGGGACTCCGATTAGCACTGATCTGCAAGTGAAGGAAGTTTATGACAAGAGATTTGGATTGCCCACTGCCATCATGCAGACAGCTGTGACCTCTTCTACTCCCATTACAATCAGCTGGACCACAAGTGCTGAcatttatattttcatgcattttgcGGAACTGATTCAGTACAAAGGAAACCAAACAAGAAATCTCACAATCGCCGAGAATGGACAAAGTTGGACTGATCCTTTCTCTCTTGACTATCTCGTTCCACTCACCGTATACAGCACTTCACCTGATACACTGGGAGACTATTCATTCTCAATAGGTGTTGCAAAGACTTCTACTCTTGGTCCAATCGTAAACGCAATTGAGATCTACGAAGCCCGTGACGTCACTGGCTTTTCGACCAATCAACAGGATG TTGACGCAATCACGGGAGTTAGAGACAACTACGGACTGAAGAAAAACTGGATCTCCGATCCATGCCTCCCCCAGAGGTACCCTTGGGATGGATTGGACTGCAGCTATGGAAATCCCTCATCACCAAGAATCATTTCCTT TGGCTTGAATGGCTCCATAACGAATTACTTTTATCAATTGGCATCAATTCACTCATT GAACTTATCAGGAAATAACTTGGAAGGATCAATACCTGATTTCCTTGGAAAAATGACAAGTTTAACAACGCT GGATTTATCGGGTAATGACTTTTCTTGCCCAATTCCAAGTACCCTCAGACAGAGGATGGATGATGGATCACTTTCAGTAAG GTTTGACAATAATACCCAACTTTCCTTGGATGGAACCTGCAAGAAGAAACAACACAATGTTCTTTTGCTAGTGCTCTCCGTCTGTGCTCCCACGATATTCCTATTCGTTCTTGGAATCGTTCTAATTATGATTCTTAGGAGAAAGAAGAATATGAGGCAGAACCAAGGTTCCACCTTGAGAGGCA ATAacgcaaacacacacacactatcgGCATTAGAAAGTAGCTGTATATTCACCTACGGTGACATAGTGACGATTACCAATAACTTCGAAAGGAGGATCGGTAAAGGAGGATCTGCGGATGTGTTTTATGGAAAACTAATTGATGGCCGTGAAGTGGCAGTCAAGTCATTGACCAGAACAAGTGTGCAAAGGAGCAAAGAATTTGCAGCAGAG ATTAAGTTACTAACAAAAGTTCACCACAAGTACTTAGTCTCTTTCTACGGATTCTGTGAGGAAGGAGAGAATATGGTACTCGTTTATGAATATATGTCTGGAGGAGACTTGATGGAGCTATTATCAG AGGATTCCAGGAGCTCAGTGGTGGTTAGCTGGAAACAAAGATTGGAAATTGGTCTAAGCTCTGCCACAG GGCTGGAATACCTGCATTCAGGATGCCGACCACCAATCATACACAGGGATGTGAAGACGAGCAATATCCTTCTCAATAAAAATTTAGAAGCCAAAATTGCAGATTTTGGACTGTCGAAGATCTGTGCAACAGACGACATTACCCATATGACAACTGCAGTAGCTGGAACCGCTGGATATATGGACCCTGA gtaTTACAACACCAACAAACTGACCGAGAAAAGTGATGTATATAGCTTTGGGGTGGTCCTTCTCGAGCTCATCACAGGCCACCGTGCCATAGTAACGCTAAAATCACAGCGAGTCCACATCCTACAATGGGTTACCCCCAAAATTATGAGTGGGGATGTTGCGAGCATTGCTGACCCTAGGCTCCAAGGCCGATACAATGTTAACTCTATGTGGAAAGTTGTAGAGATAGCTCTGTCATGCGGCGAAGAGAAAGCAATTAGAAGGCCTACCATGACTGAAGTTGTGAATGGATTGAAGGTGGCCATCGAGATTGAAGATCGAGGTTCAGTAAGAGAAGGAGTTTCTGGCTCCCTCTCTTTTGAAGGCCATTCTCAGTCGGGCATTGATTCATCTGTATACCCATCAGCAAGGTGA
- the LOC116256336 gene encoding probable LRR receptor-like serine/threonine-protein kinase At1g05700 isoform X1, which produces MSTWDCVYLLLCATLYLRVGGAQEGFISLDCGASDGTSYKSDIGLSYTSDDSYISSGVAKQISSDYLTSSIAQIYHRVRSFPQYTRNCYTLGPLTLGWRYIVRASFMYGNYDGLSSVPNFDLYMGLDLWNMIQLDNATHVLRTEIIKIATSTSLSVCLLKTNNSMPSISGLELRPYNGIYSPENGSSLVTFKRIDFGSTKESRFPADPYDRIWTPDYNAYGTPISTDLQVKEVYDKRFGLPTAIMQTAVTSSTPITISWTTSADIYIFMHFAELIQYKGNQTRNLTIAENGQSWTDPFSLDYLVPLTVYSTSPDTLGDYSFSIGVAKTSTLGPIVNAIEIYEARDVTGFSTNQQDVDAITGVRDNYGLKKNWISDPCLPQRYPWDGLDCSYGNPSSPRIISLDLSYSGLNGSITNYFYQLASIHSLNLSGNNLEGSIPDFLGKMTSLTTLDLSGNDFSCPIPSTLRQRMDDGSLSVRFDNNTQLSLDGTCKKKQHNVLLLVLSVCAPTIFLFVLGIVLIMILRRKKNMRQNQGSTLRGNNANTHTLSALESSCIFTYGDIVTITNNFERRIGKGGSADVFYGKLIDGREVAVKSLTRTSVQRSKEFAAEIKLLTKVHHKYLVSFYGFCEEGENMVLVYEYMSGGDLMELLSEDSRSSVVVSWKQRLEIGLSSATGLEYLHSGCRPPIIHRDVKTSNILLNKNLEAKIADFGLSKICATDDITHMTTAVAGTAGYMDPEYYNTNKLTEKSDVYSFGVVLLELITGHRAIVTLKSQRVHILQWVTPKIMSGDVASIADPRLQGRYNVNSMWKVVEIALSCGEEKAIRRPTMTEVVNGLKVAIEIEDRGSVREGVSGSLSFEGHSQSGIDSSVYPSAR; this is translated from the exons ATGAGTACATGGGACTGCGTCTATCTGCTACTTTGTGCAACCCTCTATCTTCGAGTAGGAGGAGCACAAGAAG GTTTCATAAGTCTGGACTGTGGCGCCTCAGATGGCACAAGCTACAAAAGCGATATTGGTCTGTCTTACACCTCAGACGATTCATACATTTCCAGTGGAGTTGCCAAGCAGATCTCTTCAGACTACCTGACTAGCAGTATTGCTCAGATCTACCATAGAGTAAGAAGCTTCCCTCAGTACACAAGGAACTGCTACACTTTGGGCCCCTTAACTTTGGGCTGGAGATACATAGTCCGAGCTTCCTTCATGTATGGGAACTACGACGGGTTGAGCTCCGTTCCAAATTTCGACCTCTACATGGGGCTGGATCTCTGGAACATGATTCAGTTGGATAATGCAACCCATGTTTTACGAACTGAGATCATCAAGATTGCAACCTCCACTTCCCTATCAGTATGTTTGCTGAAGACAAACAACAGCATGCCGTCTATATCAGGTTTGGAACTTCGCCCATACAATGGCATATACTCACCTGAAAATGGGTCATCACTTGTGACCTTTAAGAGAATCGACTTTGGATCGACCAAAGAATCAAG GTTTCCTGCTGATCCGTATGATCGCATATGGACGCCAGACTACAATGCATATGGGACTCCGATTAGCACTGATCTGCAAGTGAAGGAAGTTTATGACAAGAGATTTGGATTGCCCACTGCCATCATGCAGACAGCTGTGACCTCTTCTACTCCCATTACAATCAGCTGGACCACAAGTGCTGAcatttatattttcatgcattttgcGGAACTGATTCAGTACAAAGGAAACCAAACAAGAAATCTCACAATCGCCGAGAATGGACAAAGTTGGACTGATCCTTTCTCTCTTGACTATCTCGTTCCACTCACCGTATACAGCACTTCACCTGATACACTGGGAGACTATTCATTCTCAATAGGTGTTGCAAAGACTTCTACTCTTGGTCCAATCGTAAACGCAATTGAGATCTACGAAGCCCGTGACGTCACTGGCTTTTCGACCAATCAACAGGATG TTGACGCAATCACGGGAGTTAGAGACAACTACGGACTGAAGAAAAACTGGATCTCCGATCCATGCCTCCCCCAGAGGTACCCTTGGGATGGATTGGACTGCAGCTATGGAAATCCCTCATCACCAAGAATCATTTCCTT GGATCTCTCGTACAGTGGCTTGAATGGCTCCATAACGAATTACTTTTATCAATTGGCATCAATTCACTCATT GAACTTATCAGGAAATAACTTGGAAGGATCAATACCTGATTTCCTTGGAAAAATGACAAGTTTAACAACGCT GGATTTATCGGGTAATGACTTTTCTTGCCCAATTCCAAGTACCCTCAGACAGAGGATGGATGATGGATCACTTTCAGTAAG GTTTGACAATAATACCCAACTTTCCTTGGATGGAACCTGCAAGAAGAAACAACACAATGTTCTTTTGCTAGTGCTCTCCGTCTGTGCTCCCACGATATTCCTATTCGTTCTTGGAATCGTTCTAATTATGATTCTTAGGAGAAAGAAGAATATGAGGCAGAACCAAGGTTCCACCTTGAGAGGCA ATAacgcaaacacacacacactatcgGCATTAGAAAGTAGCTGTATATTCACCTACGGTGACATAGTGACGATTACCAATAACTTCGAAAGGAGGATCGGTAAAGGAGGATCTGCGGATGTGTTTTATGGAAAACTAATTGATGGCCGTGAAGTGGCAGTCAAGTCATTGACCAGAACAAGTGTGCAAAGGAGCAAAGAATTTGCAGCAGAG ATTAAGTTACTAACAAAAGTTCACCACAAGTACTTAGTCTCTTTCTACGGATTCTGTGAGGAAGGAGAGAATATGGTACTCGTTTATGAATATATGTCTGGAGGAGACTTGATGGAGCTATTATCAG AGGATTCCAGGAGCTCAGTGGTGGTTAGCTGGAAACAAAGATTGGAAATTGGTCTAAGCTCTGCCACAG GGCTGGAATACCTGCATTCAGGATGCCGACCACCAATCATACACAGGGATGTGAAGACGAGCAATATCCTTCTCAATAAAAATTTAGAAGCCAAAATTGCAGATTTTGGACTGTCGAAGATCTGTGCAACAGACGACATTACCCATATGACAACTGCAGTAGCTGGAACCGCTGGATATATGGACCCTGA gtaTTACAACACCAACAAACTGACCGAGAAAAGTGATGTATATAGCTTTGGGGTGGTCCTTCTCGAGCTCATCACAGGCCACCGTGCCATAGTAACGCTAAAATCACAGCGAGTCCACATCCTACAATGGGTTACCCCCAAAATTATGAGTGGGGATGTTGCGAGCATTGCTGACCCTAGGCTCCAAGGCCGATACAATGTTAACTCTATGTGGAAAGTTGTAGAGATAGCTCTGTCATGCGGCGAAGAGAAAGCAATTAGAAGGCCTACCATGACTGAAGTTGTGAATGGATTGAAGGTGGCCATCGAGATTGAAGATCGAGGTTCAGTAAGAGAAGGAGTTTCTGGCTCCCTCTCTTTTGAAGGCCATTCTCAGTCGGGCATTGATTCATCTGTATACCCATCAGCAAGGTGA